The following are encoded in a window of Rubellicoccus peritrichatus genomic DNA:
- a CDS encoding NAD(P)/FAD-dependent oxidoreductase, translated as MADYDCIVLGAGVAGLTAARDLNEKGLKVLVLEGSNRIGGRVRTIDWGDNAPLEIGAELIHRTGQEVPLFWHEIRRYDLDVVDIDKPDMFDPKATFCKKAVQVYLERWRANGESGFRDGIDVIKDKPFRDGHGVIKEVELFRKGKDEPIGKFIEDDLGSPKDTSASKDAYAVADLMFTGTVHGTFENQSVVGTKTDDIYGQESSAEEYHVVGGYGKLVDGLAQGLNIIKKAKIAKVERFAKRVKVTTDAGVVYEGKSCICTFSIGMLKAAVEEGGVEFKPKFSVKRRKALESVGMGPVNKIAIEFNKRVWPENPKLSLITSPSETYRSFFFPFYNQADRPIITALIERDKAEELDKLMGKTTNRRVVNPGGSGQSYKSDDMVTEIVEQLGRMFNQSLTLADVKQYHVMAWGNEPLVRGGTSFIKYTGATHKEVKEIRRALATPDGPLHWAGEATAYRTNAYSVHGAHGSGQLAAKLVLDFLKGKPLKMPPVPRPKKRHPSFKDRK; from the coding sequence ATGGCAGATTACGATTGTATTGTGTTAGGGGCAGGTGTGGCGGGTTTGACCGCGGCGCGTGACTTGAATGAGAAGGGCTTGAAAGTCTTGGTGCTTGAAGGTTCCAATCGTATTGGCGGGCGTGTTCGGACCATCGACTGGGGTGACAACGCTCCTTTGGAAATCGGGGCAGAGCTGATTCATCGGACCGGGCAGGAGGTTCCGCTCTTCTGGCATGAGATTCGTCGTTATGATCTCGACGTGGTTGATATCGACAAGCCGGACATGTTTGACCCCAAGGCCACGTTCTGCAAAAAGGCAGTTCAAGTTTATCTCGAAAGATGGAGAGCGAATGGAGAATCGGGATTCAGGGACGGGATTGATGTGATCAAAGATAAGCCGTTTCGAGATGGCCATGGTGTTATCAAGGAAGTAGAGCTTTTCAGAAAAGGAAAGGACGAGCCGATTGGAAAGTTTATCGAGGATGACCTGGGCAGTCCTAAAGACACATCGGCTTCTAAAGATGCCTATGCTGTGGCGGATTTAATGTTTACAGGCACCGTGCATGGAACCTTTGAGAACCAATCGGTCGTCGGCACAAAAACGGACGACATCTACGGTCAGGAAAGCTCAGCCGAGGAGTATCACGTTGTCGGTGGTTATGGTAAGCTGGTTGATGGTCTCGCCCAGGGCTTAAACATCATTAAGAAGGCAAAGATTGCAAAAGTGGAGCGATTCGCCAAGCGGGTTAAGGTCACAACCGACGCTGGTGTTGTCTATGAAGGCAAGTCCTGCATCTGCACTTTTTCAATCGGCATGCTCAAGGCCGCGGTCGAAGAGGGTGGGGTTGAGTTCAAACCGAAATTCTCTGTCAAGCGGCGCAAGGCACTGGAAAGCGTTGGGATGGGACCGGTTAATAAAATCGCGATAGAGTTCAATAAACGAGTCTGGCCAGAAAACCCGAAGCTCAGTTTGATCACATCACCGAGTGAAACTTATCGCAGCTTTTTCTTCCCGTTCTATAATCAGGCGGACCGACCAATCATTACCGCATTGATTGAACGTGATAAAGCTGAAGAGCTCGACAAACTGATGGGCAAAACAACCAATCGGCGAGTGGTCAATCCAGGCGGCTCAGGTCAGTCCTATAAGTCAGATGACATGGTCACGGAGATCGTTGAGCAGCTGGGGCGGATGTTTAATCAGTCACTAACGCTGGCGGATGTGAAGCAGTATCATGTCATGGCCTGGGGTAATGAGCCACTGGTTCGCGGTGGGACCTCGTTTATCAAATACACAGGGGCAACGCACAAAGAGGTGAAGGAAATTCGCCGAGCCCTGGCAACGCCCGATGGTCCACTGCACTGGGCTGGCGAAGCAACTGCTTATCGGACGAATGCCTATTCAGTCCACGGAGCTCATGGTAGCGGACAGCTGGCAGCAAAGCTGGTGCTCGATTTCTTGAAAGGCAAACCCCTGAAGATGCCTCCAGTTCCAAGACCGAAAAAGAGACATCCGTCGTTTAAGGATCGGAAGTGA
- the ruvC gene encoding crossover junction endodeoxyribonuclease RuvC has protein sequence MARSARALWTAKLTGKPTPGASPVPVQLAGPANFRGVILGVDPSLRGTGLAVVDLTHGVEKAQLKGSWTIKLKPKLSMHECLGEIAKSMTQLIETHEPDCIVLEQTIYVQNFQTAQILGAARGAAIAPGAMRGIEIHEYAPLRIKQAVVGFGRASKVQVSGMVRQLLKISKDLPSDESDAAAAALCHAMTYRGNS, from the coding sequence ATGGCTCGTTCTGCACGCGCACTTTGGACCGCTAAGCTCACCGGGAAACCCACACCGGGGGCTTCTCCTGTTCCTGTGCAACTGGCTGGGCCGGCGAACTTCCGTGGTGTCATCCTTGGGGTTGACCCGAGCTTACGTGGAACCGGGTTGGCAGTTGTCGACCTGACGCATGGAGTAGAAAAAGCCCAGTTGAAAGGCAGTTGGACCATTAAGCTCAAGCCGAAGCTTTCAATGCATGAGTGCCTTGGTGAAATCGCCAAAAGTATGACCCAGCTCATCGAAACGCATGAGCCGGATTGCATTGTTCTTGAACAAACGATTTATGTGCAGAATTTTCAGACTGCGCAGATCCTTGGCGCTGCCCGCGGGGCTGCCATTGCTCCCGGCGCCATGCGTGGCATCGAAATCCACGAATACGCGCCCCTTCGTATCAAACAAGCGGTGGTTGGATTTGGCCGTGCAAGCAAAGTGCAAGTCTCCGGAATGGTTCGCCAACTACTAAAGATTTCCAAAGACCTGCCCTCCGATGAATCGGACGCTGCCGCCGCCGCGCTCTGTCATGCAATGACCTATCGGGGAAACTCTTGA
- the proS gene encoding proline--tRNA ligase gives MAKQKTAISPTRVEDYPEWYQQVIKAADMAENSPVRGCMVIKPWGYELWENIQRVLDDAFKATGHHNAYFPLFIPKSYLEREAKHVEGFAKECAVVTHHRLEDDGKGGLKPAGELEEPLVVRPTSETIIGEVYSKWVQSYRDLPLLINQWANVVRWEMRTRLFLRTAEFLWQEGHTVHASSEEAMEETRKMLDVYADFAENWMAMPVIKGEKTEGERFPGANHTYCIEAMMQDRKALQAGTSHFLGQNFAKGFNIQFQSESGDREYAWTTSWGVSTRLIGGLIMTHSDDDGLVLPPRLAPSHIAILPVLRGEGDAEVLAFCEKLKAELESKAFAGRVIRVELDKRDLRGGEKRWGWVKKGIPFIAEVGPKDLAKESVFLQRRDTGEKAAVKATEFVETIGERLQEIQDNLLSRAKAHREENTRKIDTKEEFEAFFTAKNKNKPEIHGGFALCHWAGTAEEEDRIAKDYKVTIRCIPLDDTEGPGTCPFTGKESPQRVVFAKAY, from the coding sequence ATGGCTAAACAGAAGACAGCGATTTCGCCCACCCGCGTGGAAGATTACCCAGAGTGGTATCAGCAAGTGATCAAGGCTGCCGACATGGCAGAAAACTCGCCCGTACGCGGCTGTATGGTCATCAAACCGTGGGGTTATGAGCTTTGGGAAAACATTCAACGGGTTCTGGATGATGCCTTCAAGGCCACTGGACACCACAACGCCTATTTCCCGCTCTTTATCCCCAAAAGTTATCTTGAGCGAGAGGCCAAGCATGTCGAAGGCTTCGCCAAGGAATGCGCCGTCGTTACCCATCACCGCCTGGAGGATGATGGCAAGGGCGGGCTCAAGCCAGCGGGTGAGCTGGAAGAGCCTCTCGTCGTCCGCCCCACCTCCGAGACGATTATCGGTGAAGTCTACAGTAAATGGGTGCAGAGCTACCGTGACTTGCCACTGCTGATCAACCAATGGGCCAATGTCGTTCGCTGGGAAATGCGCACACGGCTCTTTCTGCGGACTGCGGAGTTCCTCTGGCAGGAGGGACACACGGTCCATGCCAGTTCCGAAGAAGCCATGGAAGAGACACGCAAGATGCTCGATGTCTATGCGGACTTTGCCGAGAACTGGATGGCCATGCCAGTTATCAAAGGCGAGAAAACCGAAGGCGAACGCTTTCCCGGTGCCAACCACACGTATTGCATCGAAGCCATGATGCAAGACCGCAAGGCCCTTCAGGCCGGCACCAGCCACTTCCTCGGGCAGAATTTTGCCAAAGGCTTTAATATTCAGTTCCAGAGCGAATCCGGTGACCGTGAGTACGCCTGGACGACATCATGGGGGGTATCCACCCGCCTGATCGGCGGACTCATCATGACGCACTCGGATGATGACGGCCTCGTGCTGCCTCCACGACTGGCTCCCAGCCATATCGCAATCCTGCCCGTGCTGCGCGGTGAAGGTGATGCCGAAGTCCTCGCCTTCTGCGAAAAGCTCAAAGCCGAACTGGAATCAAAAGCTTTCGCTGGACGTGTTATTCGGGTTGAACTCGATAAGCGCGATCTCCGCGGCGGTGAAAAGCGCTGGGGCTGGGTCAAAAAAGGCATTCCATTCATTGCGGAAGTCGGACCCAAAGATCTCGCAAAGGAGAGTGTATTCCTCCAGCGACGTGATACAGGGGAAAAAGCCGCAGTCAAAGCAACGGAATTTGTCGAAACCATTGGCGAGCGTCTACAGGAAATCCAGGACAACCTCCTCAGCCGAGCCAAAGCGCACCGAGAAGAGAACACCCGCAAAATCGACACAAAGGAAGAGTTCGAAGCCTTCTTCACTGCCAAGAATAAGAACAAGCCTGAGATTCACGGTGGCTTCGCGCTCTGTCACTGGGCTGGCACAGCTGAAGAAGAAGATCGCATAGCAAAAGACTACAAGGTCACCATCCGTTGTATCCCATTGGACGACACCGAGGGTCCTGGCACTTGCCCGTTCACAGGCAAAGAAAGTCCACAAAGGGTTGTCTTCGCGAAGGCTTACTGA
- a CDS encoding DUF7594 domain-containing protein codes for MNPSLYTPLRYTESHCFELHSLFKTLTIVLFALVATAHANASTTFILNPLEDAYVRDGAHANTTHGTTDSDELIVKIAATDFNRRGYLRYDLRGVNGTVTDAKFRLKVRAINPGVKNNIRPVTDNTWDEDTLTWNNKPGFGNSLGTKTIPAAGQWIEWDVTSHINSEVANGAYYASFAILPSTQTYNLLARYHSSEASNSADRPELIITFNPTDTPPYDVSTFQSVLDTSKLQAPESSPAAVNYGAFDGFADSFFKLTSGQYMQFAMSGYAQRCELRQQNEWVAETSTTRSMVGELKIPSLSSPLEQFTFMQVHSSSSTNGPLLRLNWRDERSGLTDHIWATLRTNFIPKTATVIDLGPRPAGFFKAEIRVQDSKLTVLIDDVVKINNYDISYWDGFSNYFKAGAYINSEGSASVEFKSLDYF; via the coding sequence ATGAATCCATCATTATATACCCCGTTAAGATATACTGAATCCCATTGCTTCGAACTACACAGCCTATTCAAAACGCTAACCATAGTACTTTTTGCGCTCGTTGCCACCGCACACGCAAATGCCAGCACCACTTTCATCCTCAACCCACTGGAAGACGCATACGTCCGGGATGGGGCTCACGCAAACACCACGCATGGCACGACTGACTCAGACGAACTCATAGTCAAAATAGCGGCCACAGACTTTAACCGCCGGGGCTACCTCAGGTACGATCTGCGCGGCGTCAACGGAACCGTAACGGATGCAAAATTCCGACTGAAAGTCAGAGCTATTAATCCTGGAGTCAAAAACAACATCCGCCCTGTCACCGATAACACCTGGGACGAAGACACCTTGACCTGGAACAACAAGCCCGGCTTTGGAAATTCACTGGGAACAAAAACAATACCTGCTGCCGGACAATGGATAGAATGGGACGTAACAAGCCACATCAACAGCGAAGTCGCCAACGGTGCCTACTATGCTTCCTTTGCTATTCTACCCAGCACGCAGACCTACAATCTGCTCGCACGCTACCACTCATCAGAAGCCAGTAACAGCGCAGATCGCCCCGAGCTGATTATCACCTTCAACCCTACTGATACTCCTCCCTACGACGTAAGCACATTCCAATCCGTGCTTGATACATCCAAACTTCAGGCACCGGAATCATCACCGGCTGCAGTCAACTATGGAGCCTTCGACGGCTTCGCCGACTCATTCTTTAAACTGACTAGCGGTCAATACATGCAGTTCGCAATGTCTGGTTATGCTCAACGCTGCGAACTCCGGCAACAGAACGAGTGGGTTGCTGAAACATCAACGACCAGGAGTATGGTTGGCGAATTAAAAATCCCCAGCCTGAGCAGCCCGCTGGAGCAGTTCACTTTCATGCAGGTTCATTCAAGCTCCTCAACTAATGGCCCATTGCTCAGACTCAACTGGCGTGATGAACGAAGCGGACTCACAGATCATATCTGGGCAACACTCCGAACGAACTTCATTCCCAAGACTGCCACAGTTATTGATCTCGGACCAAGACCAGCCGGCTTCTTCAAAGCGGAAATCCGGGTTCAGGACAGCAAGCTGACCGTCCTGATTGATGATGTCGTCAAGATCAACAATTATGATATTTCTTATTGGGATGGCTTCAGCAATTACTTCAAAGCTGGCGCCTACATCAACAGCGAAGGAAGCGCATCTGTAGAATTCAAGAGCTTGGATTATTTTTAA
- a CDS encoding polysaccharide deacetylase family protein, translating to MQKENFSWPDGKKAAVSLTYDDALPVHRTLVADVLERNGLTGTFYAPIRSQDLITNPEAWRKVASKGHELGNHSIFHPCRDSERHKWLKECYDLKNYTADQLHNELEVANFALRLIDGKAVRSYGNTCCNTTIGKGANEESMDAVLTQLFPAARGTLNDTIFNPRETFNPMQIGHFSGDAKTFIQIKTDIEKAVEQGGWIVYMIHGVGEGTHSLYMEEDEHTQLIEWLAKNRNHIWTKPFADIANYVINDEMP from the coding sequence ATGCAGAAAGAAAACTTTAGCTGGCCTGACGGAAAGAAGGCCGCTGTCTCACTGACTTATGATGACGCACTCCCCGTACATCGAACATTAGTGGCAGATGTGCTGGAACGCAATGGATTGACCGGCACCTTTTACGCACCAATCCGGAGCCAGGACTTGATTACCAATCCTGAGGCCTGGCGGAAGGTTGCCTCCAAAGGCCATGAGCTGGGAAATCATAGTATTTTTCATCCATGTCGCGACAGTGAACGACACAAATGGCTAAAAGAATGCTACGACTTAAAAAACTACACAGCAGACCAACTGCACAATGAACTTGAAGTTGCAAACTTTGCGCTTCGTCTAATTGACGGCAAAGCAGTCCGCTCCTACGGCAACACCTGCTGCAACACAACCATCGGTAAAGGTGCAAATGAAGAGTCAATGGATGCCGTGCTGACACAGCTTTTCCCAGCAGCACGAGGCACACTCAATGACACTATTTTCAATCCACGGGAAACGTTTAATCCGATGCAAATCGGGCACTTCAGCGGCGACGCCAAAACCTTTATTCAAATCAAAACTGATATTGAAAAAGCGGTCGAGCAAGGCGGCTGGATCGTCTACATGATACATGGCGTTGGTGAAGGCACGCATAGCCTATACATGGAAGAAGACGAGCATACTCAACTGATCGAATGGCTGGCGAAAAACAGAAATCACATATGGACGAAGCCATTTGCGGACATCGCTAATTATGTGATCAATGATGAGATGCCTTAG
- a CDS encoding ankyrin repeat domain-containing protein: protein MIEEITITEDEERRYTELQLRALDCARSGDHDALELMLNAGMPANLQDAKGNTLVMLASYHGNSKVVELLVAHGAEVDRRNLRGQTPLAGVCFKGYEEVVDVLLENGADPNADQGAGQTPLSFAALFGHKDIVERLKEAGGSVRLRDRGMMAVGSIVNRMRN from the coding sequence ATGATTGAAGAAATCACTATTACCGAAGATGAAGAGCGCCGGTATACCGAGTTGCAATTACGAGCTTTGGATTGTGCGCGTTCCGGTGACCATGACGCTTTGGAGTTAATGTTGAATGCTGGCATGCCGGCTAATCTGCAGGACGCCAAGGGCAATACGCTTGTCATGCTTGCCAGTTATCATGGCAATTCAAAAGTCGTGGAGCTTCTGGTGGCACATGGCGCCGAAGTCGATCGACGCAACCTTCGAGGACAAACGCCATTGGCTGGTGTCTGTTTTAAGGGGTATGAAGAGGTCGTTGACGTGTTGCTGGAAAATGGGGCCGACCCCAATGCAGATCAGGGAGCCGGACAGACACCGTTATCTTTCGCAGCTCTGTTTGGTCACAAGGACATTGTCGAGCGCTTGAAAGAGGCGGGTGGTTCTGTCAGGCTGCGAGACCGGGGAATGATGGCCGTGGGAAGTATTGTGAACCGAATGAGGAATTGA
- a CDS encoding catalase: MQKAKQLTTTGGNPVSDNQNSLSAGERGPLLLQDYQLIEKLAHQNRERVPERVVHAKGSAAHGTFTVTHDISQYTKADIFSDVGQMTDCFLRFSTVAGERGAADAERDVRGFALKFYTNEGNWDMVGNNTPVFFVRDPLKFPDFIHTQKRHPKSNLRSNTAMWDFWSLSPESMHQITILFSDRGLPQGYRFINGYGSHTYSFINHKNQRFWVKFHFKSMQGIKNYTNEEGASIIANDRESAQRDLFEAIEGGDFPKWRFCVQIMPEEEAETYAINPFDLTKVWPHADYPLIEVGVLELNRNPENYFAEVEQASFSPSNIVPGIGFSPDKMLQARIFAYADAHRYRVGTHYEMLPINRPRNPVNHYHLDGSMRFDAPNGSDAYYEPNSFSGPTQDERFAEPPLKISGDADRYNHREGNDDYTQAGSLFRLMPADEQARLFSNIASAMEGVPMMIVHRQLEHFYKADPAYALGVSEALGLQWEPAGAEAVGV; the protein is encoded by the coding sequence ATGCAAAAAGCCAAACAACTGACAACTACCGGAGGTAATCCGGTTTCTGACAATCAGAACTCCCTCTCTGCCGGTGAGCGGGGTCCTTTGCTCCTTCAGGATTATCAACTTATTGAAAAACTCGCTCATCAGAACCGAGAGCGTGTTCCGGAGCGCGTCGTTCATGCCAAGGGGTCTGCGGCCCATGGAACATTTACCGTAACCCACGACATCTCCCAATACACCAAGGCAGACATTTTTTCGGATGTAGGTCAAATGACAGACTGTTTTCTCCGGTTCTCGACTGTTGCTGGTGAGCGCGGGGCAGCTGATGCCGAGCGTGATGTTCGTGGTTTTGCGCTGAAGTTCTATACGAATGAAGGTAATTGGGATATGGTGGGCAACAACACTCCGGTTTTCTTCGTCCGTGATCCACTTAAATTTCCCGATTTTATTCATACTCAAAAACGTCACCCGAAGAGCAATCTGCGTAGCAATACTGCGATGTGGGATTTCTGGTCTTTAAGTCCCGAAAGCATGCATCAGATCACGATTCTGTTTTCGGATCGTGGGTTGCCTCAGGGTTATCGATTTATCAACGGCTACGGCAGTCATACCTACAGTTTTATTAATCACAAAAATCAGCGCTTCTGGGTGAAGTTTCATTTCAAGTCGATGCAGGGCATTAAGAACTACACGAATGAAGAAGGTGCTTCCATCATCGCGAATGATCGTGAGAGTGCGCAGCGTGATTTATTTGAAGCAATCGAAGGTGGTGATTTCCCCAAGTGGCGTTTCTGTGTGCAGATCATGCCGGAGGAGGAAGCTGAGACTTATGCGATCAATCCTTTCGACCTGACCAAGGTATGGCCGCACGCAGACTATCCACTGATTGAGGTTGGTGTTCTTGAGTTGAACCGTAATCCCGAGAACTACTTTGCGGAAGTTGAGCAGGCATCGTTCAGTCCTTCCAATATTGTTCCGGGCATTGGTTTCTCTCCGGATAAAATGTTGCAGGCTCGTATTTTTGCTTATGCCGATGCGCATCGTTATCGGGTTGGAACACACTATGAAATGTTGCCAATCAATCGACCAAGGAATCCGGTTAATCACTACCATTTGGATGGTTCCATGCGTTTTGACGCCCCAAATGGGTCGGATGCTTATTACGAACCAAACAGTTTTAGCGGTCCAACCCAGGATGAGCGATTTGCTGAGCCTCCGTTGAAGATTTCCGGTGATGCCGATCGTTACAATCATCGCGAAGGCAATGACGATTATACGCAGGCGGGCAGTCTGTTTCGTCTGATGCCAGCCGATGAGCAGGCGCGTCTTTTTTCCAATATCGCTAGCGCGATGGAAGGTGTTCCGATGATGATTGTTCATCGTCAATTGGAACATTTCTACAAAGCCGACCCAGCATATGCTTTGGGGGTTTCTGAAGCATTGGGGCTTCAGTGGGAGCCAGCGGGAGCTGAAGCCGTTGGTGTTTAG
- a CDS encoding LysR family transcriptional regulator translates to MDLKQLRYFVTVAHERNFSRAAERCHVTQPTLSQGVQSLEEFLGEPLFIRHPRNIQLTKAGTELLERATIILNEAEGIENLFQQRGDLQHGSVTIGIIPTLAPFLLPQILVEFRKAHPHISLHIKEGQTSVLIAATVAGDVDFSLTSDVEKSVLNKWSLFLKPLFTEQLMLAMNSNHPLASKENISPKDIKNESLIFLTEGHCFREQSIKVCLKKSLETGDTIECEQLSTILALVQSELGLAIIPQMACQPGSWRKLRFIPFKAPTPSRQIALLKKRGQALSPAAEALSASILKATQMGKA, encoded by the coding sequence ATGGATCTAAAACAACTTCGCTACTTTGTCACAGTTGCTCATGAGAGAAATTTCAGCCGCGCAGCAGAGCGCTGTCATGTGACCCAGCCAACGCTTAGCCAGGGTGTCCAGAGTCTTGAAGAGTTTCTTGGAGAACCACTTTTCATTCGGCACCCCCGCAATATCCAACTAACCAAGGCAGGAACAGAACTACTCGAGCGGGCTACTATAATCCTCAACGAAGCCGAGGGTATTGAAAATCTTTTTCAGCAACGAGGCGATCTGCAGCACGGCAGCGTCACCATAGGTATTATCCCAACCCTGGCCCCTTTTCTCCTGCCTCAAATCCTGGTGGAGTTTCGAAAAGCCCATCCTCATATATCGCTCCACATAAAAGAAGGACAAACATCAGTCCTGATTGCTGCAACTGTGGCGGGAGATGTTGATTTCTCGCTGACGAGTGATGTTGAAAAGTCCGTTCTCAACAAATGGTCTCTTTTTCTAAAGCCCTTATTCACCGAGCAGCTGATGCTCGCGATGAACAGTAACCACCCTCTGGCTTCGAAAGAAAACATATCTCCAAAGGACATTAAAAACGAATCACTGATCTTCCTGACCGAGGGACATTGCTTCCGCGAGCAATCGATAAAAGTCTGCCTGAAAAAATCACTCGAAACCGGCGATACCATTGAATGCGAGCAGCTCTCAACCATTCTTGCCCTGGTTCAATCTGAATTGGGGTTGGCCATCATTCCACAAATGGCATGCCAACCCGGAAGCTGGAGAAAGCTTCGTTTTATCCCATTTAAAGCACCAACTCCGTCTCGACAGATCGCGCTTCTCAAAAAACGCGGACAGGCACTTAGCCCTGCAGCGGAAGCACTCTCCGCTTCCATTCTTAAAGCAACTCAAATGGGCAAAGCCTAA
- a CDS encoding DUF962 domain-containing protein — MSQKYQSFEEFWPYYVREHSKPATRIAHFVGTALIFPVIIIAILINLWLLFLVPVIGYGFAWISHLLIEKNRPATFTYPRWSLIGDFKMFFLILTGRMGREVERHCKQ, encoded by the coding sequence ATGTCTCAGAAGTATCAGAGCTTTGAAGAGTTTTGGCCGTATTACGTTCGTGAACACAGTAAGCCTGCGACGCGGATTGCCCACTTCGTTGGCACGGCTCTGATTTTCCCTGTCATCATTATTGCCATTCTTATTAACCTTTGGCTTTTGTTTTTAGTTCCAGTGATTGGATACGGATTTGCCTGGATCAGCCATTTGCTGATTGAGAAGAATCGCCCGGCGACTTTTACTTATCCAAGGTGGTCATTGATTGGCGATTTTAAGATGTTTTTTCTGATTTTAACCGGTCGGATGGGACGGGAAGTGGAGCGCCATTGTAAGCAATAG
- a CDS encoding zf-TFIIB domain-containing protein, with translation MHCPRDNNPLTPKQTNGIQYYVCEVCHGILITKKDLDQFKHRTPKLELPTTPRSSIDIVEGEAVSPLAGGSMEVIEYQGVKIDVCRATGYFWLDGGELDLIIRKLYIKKAKKASDSATTPVSDAIGDAALEGVSQIVIEGIAAILSGIIDL, from the coding sequence ATGCACTGCCCAAGAGACAATAACCCACTCACACCAAAGCAAACCAACGGCATCCAGTACTATGTATGTGAAGTATGCCATGGGATATTGATCACCAAAAAGGATCTCGACCAATTTAAGCACAGGACACCCAAACTGGAACTTCCGACAACGCCGAGAAGCAGTATCGACATTGTTGAAGGAGAAGCCGTCTCTCCCCTTGCTGGTGGCTCAATGGAAGTTATTGAATATCAGGGTGTGAAAATTGATGTTTGTCGCGCCACAGGCTATTTCTGGTTGGATGGCGGTGAACTCGATCTCATCATTCGAAAGCTATATATTAAGAAAGCGAAGAAGGCATCTGATAGTGCCACTACTCCTGTTTCAGATGCTATCGGCGACGCAGCATTGGAAGGTGTCAGCCAGATAGTCATAGAAGGTATCGCAGCAATACTCTCAGGAATTATAGACTTATAA
- a CDS encoding class I SAM-dependent methyltransferase, with the protein MSDPTKRFSDRVDNYIKYRPSYPVEILEVLQSECGLNANSIVADIGSGTGILTKLFLENGNHVFAVEPNNEMREAAERQLTAFPNLSSIAGGAENSKLDADSVDFIISGQAFHWFDREKAKIEFSRILRPDGCLALIWNERRVNSSPFLSDYEAFLKKHATDYDVVNHVHIGEDIIREFFSPASLKVSSFPNHQHFDFEGIKGRCLSCSYIPNADSPNHNAMLEDLKHIYDKHQENDIATFEYDTIMYYGKFK; encoded by the coding sequence ATGAGCGATCCAACCAAAAGATTCTCCGACCGAGTCGATAACTACATAAAGTATCGACCATCATATCCCGTAGAAATTCTTGAAGTCTTGCAGAGCGAATGTGGCTTGAATGCAAACTCGATAGTTGCCGACATCGGGTCTGGCACGGGAATTCTTACCAAACTGTTTCTCGAGAACGGCAATCATGTCTTCGCCGTAGAGCCAAACAACGAAATGCGCGAGGCTGCGGAACGCCAGCTAACTGCCTTCCCCAATCTGTCCAGCATCGCAGGAGGCGCTGAAAACTCAAAGCTCGATGCGGATTCAGTGGACTTCATTATTTCCGGTCAGGCATTTCACTGGTTTGACAGAGAGAAAGCCAAAATTGAATTTTCCAGAATCCTGCGCCCAGATGGCTGCCTGGCTCTGATATGGAACGAAAGACGTGTCAATTCATCGCCTTTCCTTAGTGATTATGAAGCATTCCTGAAAAAGCATGCCACTGACTATGATGTCGTTAATCATGTCCATATCGGAGAGGATATTATTCGTGAATTCTTCAGTCCGGCATCCTTAAAGGTGAGCAGTTTCCCGAATCACCAGCATTTTGACTTCGAGGGCATCAAAGGCAGGTGCTTATCTTGTTCTTACATTCCGAATGCTGACTCACCAAATCATAATGCCATGCTGGAAGACTTGAAGCACATATACGACAAGCATCAGGAAAATGACATAGCGACATTCGAATACGATACGATTATGTATTACGGAAAATTCAAATGA